In Pleomorphomonas sp. T1.2MG-36, the genomic stretch TGCAGAGCGATATCTCGCGCCCGCCCACCCGGGTGTCGGCCTCGATGAACTCCACGGTGACCGTCGGTGACGGGGCGGCCCAGACGGCCCGCGCCGCCGGGGCCGTCCAGGCCTGCCAGAGGATCGAGGGCGGCGCGGCCACCTGACGCTCGAAGGTCAGCGTCGCGAAGCGTCCCTTCGTCGCGTCGTGCATTGCATGATCGGTGCTCGGTGTCATTCTGCGCGCTCCTTCATCACGTTCATCACATAGGCGTTCAGCCGGTCGAGGCGGCCTTCCCAGATGGCTCGCTGGTCGTCCATCCATGTCCGGGCCGGTTCCATGGCCTCGGGCACGATGGCGCAGGTGCGGATGCGACCGTCCTTGGAGGTGACGATCAGCCCGGCTTCCTCCAGCACGGCAAGGTGCCGCATCACCGTGGGCAGCCTGAGGCCGGTGGGCC encodes the following:
- a CDS encoding ArsR/SmtB family transcription factor — protein: MTKHDPDLSLLFHALADATRRSILTRLAETPARVTDLAGPTGLRLPTVMRHLAVLEEAGLIVTSKDGRIRTCAIVPEAMEPARTWMDDQRAIWEGRLDRLNAYVMNVMKERAE